A region from the Mycobacterium heidelbergense genome encodes:
- a CDS encoding DEAD/DEAH box helicase: MASFGSDLLAVALAGTAAGERPLRHVAELPARGGRRDSWPDWADPDVVRAFADRGISRPWTHQAAAAELAHGGRHVVVSTGTASGKSLAYQLPALNALATDPRARVLYLSPTKALGHDQLRTAHALTAAIPRLRDVAPTAYDGDSPAEVRRFARERSRWLFSNPDMIHLSILRNHARWAVLLRGLRFVIVDECHYYRGIFGSNVAMVLRRLLRLCERYAPQPGKAPTVIFASATTDSPGATAAELIGRPVEEVIEDGSPQGARTVALWEPALRADATGENGAPVRRSAGAEAARVMADLIAEGAQTLTFVRSRRAAELTALGARARLDDVAPQLAGTVESYRAGYLAEDRTALERALAEGRLRGLATTNALELGVDIAGLDAVVLAGFPGTVASFWQQAGRSGRRGQGALVVLIARDDPLDTYLVHNPAALLGKPVERVVIDPANPYILGPQLLCAATELPLEETEVRDFGATEVAQGLVDDGLLRRRGGRYFPAAGIQPHGAVDIRGSAGGQIVIVEADTGRLLGSVGADQAPASVHPGAVHLHRGETYVVDSLDFEDGIAFVHAEDPGYATFARELTDIAVTGVGERREFGPVTLGLVPVKVTHRVVGYLRRRLSGEVIDFIELDMPERVLPTAAVMYTITPDALSRGGIEATRISGSLHAAEHAAIGLLPLVASCDRGDIGGMSTAIGPDGLPAVFVYDGYPGGAGFAERGFRRARTWLAATAAAIEACECPSGCPSCVQSPKCGNGNDPLDKAGAVLVLRLVLAELGQVS, translated from the coding sequence GTGGCGAGTTTCGGCAGCGACCTGCTCGCCGTCGCCCTCGCCGGTACGGCGGCCGGGGAACGTCCGCTGCGCCACGTCGCGGAGCTGCCGGCCCGGGGCGGCCGGCGGGACAGCTGGCCCGACTGGGCCGACCCCGACGTGGTGCGCGCGTTCGCCGACCGCGGCATCAGCCGCCCGTGGACGCACCAGGCCGCGGCCGCGGAGCTGGCACACGGCGGGCGTCATGTGGTGGTCAGCACCGGCACCGCGTCGGGCAAGTCGCTGGCCTACCAGCTGCCCGCGCTCAACGCGCTGGCGACGGACCCGCGGGCCCGGGTGCTGTACCTGTCGCCGACCAAGGCGCTCGGCCACGACCAGTTGCGCACCGCCCACGCACTGACCGCGGCGATTCCGCGGCTGCGTGACGTCGCGCCCACCGCCTACGACGGCGACAGCCCCGCCGAGGTGCGTCGCTTCGCCCGCGAGCGCTCGCGATGGTTGTTCTCCAACCCCGACATGATCCATTTGTCGATACTGCGCAACCATGCCCGCTGGGCCGTCCTGTTGCGCGGCCTGCGGTTCGTGATCGTCGACGAATGTCATTACTATCGTGGCATTTTCGGCTCGAACGTGGCGATGGTGCTGCGCCGGCTGTTGCGGCTGTGCGAGCGCTATGCCCCCCAACCCGGCAAGGCGCCCACGGTGATCTTCGCCAGCGCGACCACGGACTCCCCGGGCGCGACGGCCGCCGAACTCATCGGCCGTCCGGTCGAGGAGGTCATCGAGGACGGCTCGCCGCAGGGGGCGCGGACGGTGGCGTTGTGGGAACCCGCCTTGCGGGCCGACGCGACCGGCGAGAACGGCGCGCCGGTGCGCCGCTCCGCCGGTGCGGAGGCGGCGCGCGTGATGGCCGACCTGATCGCCGAGGGGGCGCAGACCCTGACGTTCGTTCGGTCGCGCCGGGCGGCGGAGTTGACCGCGCTGGGCGCGCGGGCGCGGCTGGACGACGTCGCCCCGCAGCTGGCGGGCACGGTGGAGTCGTATCGGGCCGGCTATCTCGCCGAGGACCGCACCGCGCTGGAGCGCGCGCTGGCCGAGGGCCGGCTGCGCGGCCTGGCCACCACCAACGCGCTGGAGTTGGGCGTCGACATCGCCGGGCTGGACGCCGTGGTGCTCGCCGGTTTCCCCGGGACGGTCGCGTCGTTCTGGCAGCAGGCCGGCCGGTCGGGACGGCGTGGCCAGGGCGCGCTGGTCGTGCTGATCGCCCGCGACGATCCGCTGGACACGTATCTGGTCCACAACCCCGCCGCGCTGCTGGGCAAGCCGGTGGAGCGGGTCGTGATCGATCCCGCCAACCCCTACATCCTCGGCCCCCAACTCCTCTGTGCGGCGACCGAGCTCCCGCTCGAGGAAACCGAGGTCCGGGATTTCGGCGCCACGGAGGTGGCCCAGGGTCTGGTCGACGACGGGCTGCTGCGACGGCGCGGCGGCAGGTACTTCCCGGCGGCCGGCATACAACCGCACGGCGCGGTGGACATCCGGGGGTCGGCGGGCGGGCAGATCGTCATCGTCGAGGCGGACACCGGGCGGCTGCTGGGCAGCGTCGGGGCGGATCAGGCCCCGGCGTCGGTCCACCCGGGAGCGGTACATCTGCACCGGGGCGAGACGTACGTCGTCGACTCGCTGGACTTCGAGGACGGGATCGCCTTCGTCCACGCCGAGGACCCCGGCTATGCGACGTTCGCACGCGAACTCACCGACATCGCCGTCACCGGGGTCGGTGAGCGCCGTGAGTTTGGGCCCGTCACGCTGGGTCTGGTGCCGGTCAAGGTCACCCACCGCGTCGTGGGCTACCTGCGCCGCCGGCTTTCCGGCGAGGTGATCGACTTCATCGAGCTGGACATGCCCGAACGTGTGCTGCCCACCGCCGCGGTCATGTACACGATCACCCCGGATGCCTTGTCGCGCGGCGGCATTGAGGCGACGCGAATTTCCGGGTCGTTGCATGCCGCCGAGCATGCGGCCATCGGCCTGCTGCCCCTGGTGGCCAGCTGCGACCGCGGCGACATCGGTGGCATGTCCACCGCGATCGGTCCCGACGGGCTGCCCGCCGTCTTCGTCTATGACGGCTATCCGGGCGGGGCGGGCTTCGCCGAACGCGGCTTCCGCCGGGCCCGCACCTGGTTGGCCGCGACGGCCGCGGCGATCGAGGCCTGCGAATGCCCGAGCGGATGCCCGTCCTGCGTGCAGTCCCCCAAATGCGGAAACGGCAACGACCCACTGGACAAGGCGGGCGCGGTGCTGGTGCTGCGCCTGGTGCTGGCGGAGTTGGGTCAGGTCTCCTGA
- the cspA gene encoding cold shock protein CspA produces MPQGTVKWFNAEKGFGFIAPEDGSADVFVHYTEIQGSGFRTLEENQKVEFEIGHSPKGPQATGVRSV; encoded by the coding sequence ATGCCACAGGGAACTGTGAAGTGGTTCAACGCGGAGAAGGGGTTTGGCTTCATTGCCCCGGAAGATGGTTCCGCGGATGTTTTTGTCCACTACACGGAGATCCAGGGTTCGGGCTTCCGCACCCTTGAAGAAAACCAGAAGGTCGAGTTCGAGATCGGCCACAGCCCTAAGGGCCCCCAGGCCACCGGAGTCCGCTCCGTCTGA
- the topA gene encoding type I DNA topoisomerase, with protein sequence MANPKLKDRVSGGNGSRRRLVIVESPTKARKLAGYLGSSYIVESSRGHIRDLPRAAADVPAKFKSEPWARLGVNVDADFEPLYIISPEKKSTVSELKGLLKDVDELYLATDGDREGEAIAWHLLETLKPNVPVKRMVFHEITEPAILEAAENPRDLDIDLVDAQETRRILDRLYGYEVSPVLWKKVAPKLSAGRVQSVATRIIVQRERDRMAFRSASYWDIVAQLDASVSDPQAQPPTFTARLTNLDGLRVATGRDFDSLGQLRKADEVVILDEAGATGLATGLQGAQLSVASVEEKPYTRRPYAPFMTSTLQQEAGRKLRFSSERTMSIAQRLYENGYITYMRTDSTTLSSSAINAARTQARQLYGEEYVSPSPRQYTRKVKNAQEAHEAIRPAGETFATPDAVRRELDGDEFRLYELIWQRTVASQMADARGTTLSLRIAGAAGGPAGERQVTFSASGRTITFAGFLKAYVETVDELAGGEADDAESRLPHLTEGQRLAALELTPDGHATNPPARYTEASLVKALEELGIGRPSTYSSIIKTIQDRGYVYKKGSALVPSWVAFAVTGLLEQHFGRLVDYGFTAAMEDELDAIASGNEQRTNWLNNFYFGGDHGVPDSVARSGGLKKLVGVNLEGIDAREVNSIKVFDDAQGRPIYVRVGKNGPYLERLVTGDDGEPTPQRANLNDSLTPDELTLEVAEQLFATPQEGRVLGVDPDTGHEIVAKDGRYGPYVTEILPEPPADMDGGEPAKKGKKPTGPKPRTGSLLRSMDLQTVTLEDALRLLSLPRVVGVDPATGEEITAQNGRYGPYLKRGNDSRSLATEDQMFDITLDEALKIYAEPKRRGRQSASTPPLRELGTDPASGKPMVIKDGRFGPYVTDGETNASLRKGDDAMSITDERAAELLADRRARGPAKRPAKKSTRRAPAKRAARRNG encoded by the coding sequence TTGGCTAACCCGAAGCTAAAGGACCGCGTCAGCGGCGGAAATGGGAGCCGTCGGCGACTTGTCATCGTCGAGTCGCCGACCAAGGCGCGCAAACTGGCCGGCTACCTGGGCTCTAGCTACATCGTCGAGTCGTCGCGCGGCCACATCCGCGACCTGCCCCGGGCCGCGGCCGACGTGCCCGCCAAGTTCAAGTCCGAGCCGTGGGCCCGGCTCGGAGTCAACGTCGACGCCGACTTCGAGCCGCTCTACATCATCAGCCCGGAGAAGAAGAGCACCGTCAGCGAGCTCAAGGGCCTCCTCAAGGACGTCGACGAACTCTATCTGGCCACCGATGGTGACCGCGAGGGCGAGGCCATCGCCTGGCACCTGCTGGAAACCCTCAAGCCGAACGTCCCGGTCAAGCGGATGGTCTTCCACGAGATCACCGAGCCGGCGATCCTCGAGGCCGCCGAAAACCCCCGCGACCTGGACATCGACCTCGTCGACGCCCAGGAGACGCGCCGCATCCTGGACCGGCTGTACGGCTACGAGGTCAGCCCGGTGCTGTGGAAGAAGGTCGCGCCCAAGCTGTCGGCCGGCCGCGTTCAGTCGGTGGCCACCCGGATCATCGTGCAGCGCGAACGCGACCGGATGGCGTTCCGCAGCGCGTCGTACTGGGACATCGTCGCCCAGCTGGACGCCAGCGTGTCCGACCCGCAGGCCCAGCCGCCCACCTTCACCGCCCGGCTGACCAATCTGGACGGGCTGCGGGTCGCCACCGGCCGCGATTTCGACTCGCTGGGTCAGCTCCGCAAGGCCGACGAGGTGGTGATCCTGGACGAGGCCGGCGCGACCGGGCTGGCGACGGGATTGCAGGGCGCGCAGCTGTCGGTGGCGTCGGTGGAGGAGAAGCCCTACACCCGGCGCCCGTATGCGCCGTTCATGACGTCGACGCTGCAGCAGGAGGCCGGCCGCAAGTTGCGGTTCTCCTCCGAGCGCACGATGAGCATCGCCCAGCGCCTCTACGAGAACGGCTACATCACTTATATGCGCACCGACTCGACGACGCTGTCGTCCTCGGCGATCAACGCCGCGCGCACCCAGGCGCGTCAGCTGTACGGCGAGGAGTACGTCTCGCCGTCGCCGCGCCAATACACCCGCAAGGTGAAGAACGCCCAGGAGGCGCACGAGGCGATCCGGCCCGCCGGCGAGACGTTCGCCACCCCGGACGCGGTGCGCCGCGAGCTCGACGGCGACGAATTCCGCCTCTACGAGCTGATCTGGCAGCGCACGGTGGCCTCGCAGATGGCCGACGCGCGCGGCACCACGCTGAGCCTGCGGATCGCCGGCGCGGCGGGTGGTCCCGCCGGAGAAAGGCAGGTGACGTTCTCCGCCAGCGGGCGCACCATCACGTTCGCCGGGTTCCTCAAGGCCTACGTGGAAACCGTGGACGAGCTGGCCGGCGGCGAGGCCGACGACGCCGAGAGCCGGCTGCCGCACCTGACCGAGGGCCAGCGGTTGGCGGCCCTCGAGCTCACCCCCGACGGCCACGCCACCAACCCACCGGCGCGCTACACCGAGGCCTCGCTGGTCAAGGCGCTCGAGGAGCTGGGCATCGGCCGCCCGTCGACGTACTCGTCGATCATCAAGACCATCCAGGACCGCGGCTACGTGTACAAGAAGGGCAGCGCCCTGGTGCCGTCGTGGGTCGCGTTCGCCGTCACCGGCCTGCTGGAACAGCATTTTGGCCGGCTGGTCGACTACGGCTTCACCGCGGCGATGGAAGACGAGCTGGACGCGATCGCGTCGGGCAACGAGCAACGCACCAACTGGCTCAACAATTTCTATTTCGGCGGCGACCACGGCGTGCCCGACTCGGTGGCCCGCTCGGGTGGCCTGAAGAAGCTCGTCGGCGTCAACCTCGAAGGCATCGACGCTCGAGAAGTCAACTCCATCAAGGTGTTTGACGACGCACAGGGCCGTCCGATCTATGTTCGGGTGGGCAAGAACGGGCCCTACCTGGAACGGTTGGTGACCGGCGACGACGGCGAGCCCACGCCGCAACGGGCCAACCTCAATGACTCGCTGACCCCCGATGAGCTGACGCTGGAGGTCGCCGAACAGCTTTTCGCCACACCCCAAGAGGGACGCGTCTTGGGTGTGGATCCCGACACGGGTCACGAGATCGTCGCCAAGGACGGCCGCTACGGGCCGTACGTGACCGAGATCCTGCCGGAGCCGCCCGCCGACATGGACGGCGGCGAGCCCGCCAAGAAGGGCAAGAAACCCACCGGCCCCAAGCCCCGGACCGGCTCGCTGCTGCGCAGCATGGACCTGCAGACCGTCACGCTCGAGGATGCGCTGAGGCTGCTGTCGCTGCCCCGGGTCGTCGGCGTGGACCCGGCAACGGGTGAGGAGATCACCGCGCAGAACGGGCGCTACGGCCCATACCTGAAGCGCGGCAACGATTCTCGTTCGCTGGCGACCGAGGATCAGATGTTCGACATCACCCTCGACGAGGCGCTGAAGATCTACGCCGAGCCCAAACGCCGGGGCAGGCAGAGCGCTTCGACGCCGCCGCTGCGGGAGCTGGGGACCGATCCGGCGTCGGGCAAGCCGATGGTCATCAAGGACGGCCGATTCGGGCCGTACGTCACCGACGGCGAAACCAATGCCAGCCTGCGCAAGGGCGACGACGCGATGTCGATCACCGACGAACGCGCCGCCGAACTGCTGGCCGACCGGCGGGCCCGGGGTCCGGCGAAGCGGCCCGCGAAGAAGAGCACCCGCAGGGCGCCGGCGAAGAGGGCCGCCAGGCGGAACGGCTAG
- a CDS encoding adenylate/guanylate cyclase domain-containing protein translates to MVFRQVRVARYGGLMATAAALPGRISAFVRWVVRTPWPLFSLSMLQADIIGGLFVLGFLRYGLPPQDRIQLQDLPPVNLAIFISVVVSLFIAGIVFNLKLLLPVFRWQRRDNLLAEADPAATEVARSRALRMPYFRALTSMVSWCIGGAVFIVASWSVAKYTAPVIAVATALGAAATAIIGYLQSERVLRPVAVAALRSGVPENVKAPGVILRQMLSWALSTAVPLLAIVLAVVSDKASLLHATPEKLFNPILLLAVTALCVGLASTLLVAMSIADPLRQLRWALAEVQRGNYNAHMQIYDASELGLLQAGFNDMVRELSERQRLRDLFGRYVGEDVARRALERGTELGGQERDVAVLFVDLVGSTQLASTRPPAEVVHLLNEFFRVVVDTVGKHGGFVNKFQGDAALAIFGAPIEHPDSSGGALAAARELHDELLPVIGLAEFGIGVSSGRAIAGHIGAQARFEYTVIGDPVNEAARLTELAKLEPGHVLASAIAVSGALDAEALCWDVGEVVELRGRAAPTQLARPVKLAVLEEVSSEQVSSEVRG, encoded by the coding sequence ATGGTTTTCCGCCAAGTCCGTGTTGCCCGATACGGTGGTTTGATGGCAACCGCGGCAGCACTGCCCGGGCGGATCAGCGCATTCGTCCGGTGGGTGGTGCGCACCCCCTGGCCGCTGTTCTCGCTGAGCATGCTGCAGGCCGACATCATCGGCGGCCTCTTCGTGCTGGGCTTCCTGCGCTACGGCCTGCCGCCCCAGGACCGCATCCAGTTGCAGGATCTGCCGCCGGTCAACCTGGCGATCTTCATCAGCGTCGTGGTCAGCCTGTTCATCGCCGGGATCGTGTTCAACCTCAAACTGCTGCTGCCGGTGTTCCGGTGGCAGCGCCGCGACAACCTGCTCGCCGAGGCCGACCCGGCCGCCACCGAAGTGGCCCGCAGCCGCGCGTTGCGCATGCCGTACTTCCGGGCGCTGACCAGCATGGTGTCCTGGTGCATCGGCGGTGCGGTGTTCATCGTCGCCAGCTGGTCGGTGGCCAAGTACACGGCGCCCGTCATCGCGGTCGCCACCGCGCTGGGCGCCGCCGCGACGGCGATCATCGGATACCTGCAATCCGAGCGCGTGCTGCGGCCGGTGGCGGTCGCCGCCCTGCGCAGCGGCGTGCCGGAGAACGTCAAGGCACCCGGCGTCATCCTGCGGCAGATGCTGTCCTGGGCGCTGTCCACCGCGGTGCCGCTGCTGGCGATCGTGCTGGCCGTGGTGTCCGACAAGGCTTCCCTGCTGCACGCCACGCCCGAGAAGCTGTTCAACCCCATCCTGCTGCTGGCGGTGACGGCCCTGTGCGTCGGGCTGGCCAGCACGCTGCTGGTGGCCATGTCGATCGCCGATCCGCTGCGTCAGCTGCGCTGGGCGCTGGCCGAGGTGCAGCGCGGTAACTACAACGCGCACATGCAGATCTACGACGCCAGCGAGCTGGGCTTGCTGCAAGCCGGCTTCAACGACATGGTGCGTGAGCTGTCCGAGCGGCAGCGGCTGCGTGACCTGTTCGGTCGCTACGTCGGCGAGGACGTGGCCCGCCGGGCCCTGGAACGCGGGACCGAGTTAGGCGGTCAGGAGCGCGACGTCGCGGTGTTGTTCGTGGACCTGGTCGGCTCCACCCAGCTGGCTTCGACGCGACCGCCCGCCGAGGTGGTCCACCTGCTCAACGAATTCTTCCGGGTGGTGGTGGACACCGTGGGCAAGCACGGGGGGTTCGTCAACAAGTTCCAGGGCGACGCCGCGCTGGCCATCTTCGGCGCGCCGATCGAACACCCCGACTCTTCCGGCGGTGCGCTCGCCGCCGCCCGCGAACTGCACGACGAACTCCTCCCGGTGATCGGCTTGGCGGAGTTTGGCATCGGCGTGTCATCGGGTAGGGCGATCGCCGGCCACATCGGCGCGCAGGCCCGCTTCGAGTACACGGTGATCGGCGACCCGGTCAACGAGGCCGCCCGGCTCACCGAGCTGGCCAAACTCGAGCCCGGCCACGTGCTCGCGTCGGCGATCGCGGTCAGCGGCGCATTGGACGCCGAGGCGTTGTGCTGGGACGTCGGCGAGGTGGTCGAGCTGCGCGGCCGCGCCGCCCCCACTCAACTGGCCCGACCGGTGAAATTGGCTGTCCTCGAAGAGGTTTCCAGCGAACAGGTCTCCAGCGAGGTACGCGGCTAG
- a CDS encoding DNA polymerase III subunit delta', with protein MSGVFTRLVGQEAVVAELLAAARADRGDSAHSRATGGTMTHAWLITGPPGSGRSIAALCFAAALQCTSDGEPGCGRCRACTTTMAGTHADVRRVIPEGLSIGVDEMRAIVQIASRRPTTGHRQIVVIEDADRLTEGAANALLKVVEEPPPSTVFLLCAPSVDPEDIAVTLRSRCRHVALVTPSTEAIARVLQGGDGLDADTANWAAAVSGGHVGRARRLATDPEARQRRERALGLARDAATPSRAYAAAEELVAAADAEAVVLTADRAEAETEELRTALGAGGTGKGTAGTMRGVTGALKDLERRQKSRQTRASRDALDRALIDLATYFRDALVVSAGATSGAGGVRANHPDMADRVTALATHASPERLLRCIEAVLECREALAINVKPKFAVDAMVATIGQELG; from the coding sequence ATGTCCGGGGTGTTTACGCGGCTGGTAGGCCAAGAGGCGGTCGTGGCCGAGCTGCTGGCCGCCGCCCGGGCGGATCGCGGTGATTCGGCTCACAGCCGGGCCACCGGCGGGACTATGACACACGCGTGGCTCATCACCGGCCCCCCCGGTTCGGGACGCTCGATCGCGGCCCTGTGTTTCGCGGCCGCGCTGCAATGCACCTCCGACGGGGAACCCGGCTGCGGGCGGTGCCGCGCCTGCACGACGACCATGGCCGGAACCCACGCCGACGTGCGGCGGGTGATTCCCGAGGGCCTGTCGATCGGCGTGGACGAGATGCGCGCCATCGTGCAGATCGCGTCGCGCCGCCCGACCACCGGGCACCGCCAGATCGTGGTGATCGAAGACGCCGATCGGTTGACCGAGGGTGCCGCGAACGCGCTGCTGAAGGTCGTCGAGGAACCGCCGCCGTCGACGGTGTTCCTGTTGTGCGCGCCGTCGGTGGATCCCGAGGACATCGCGGTCACGCTGCGCTCCCGCTGTCGGCATGTCGCGCTGGTGACCCCGTCGACCGAGGCGATCGCGCGCGTTCTGCAGGGCGGCGACGGCCTGGACGCCGACACGGCGAACTGGGCGGCGGCGGTCAGCGGCGGTCACGTCGGGCGGGCGCGCCGCCTGGCCACCGACCCCGAGGCCCGGCAGCGACGCGAGCGGGCGCTGGGACTGGCCCGCGACGCCGCGACCCCGTCGCGGGCGTATGCCGCCGCCGAGGAGTTGGTGGCGGCGGCCGACGCCGAGGCCGTGGTGCTGACCGCGGACCGTGCGGAGGCCGAGACCGAGGAGCTGCGCACGGCGCTGGGCGCCGGCGGCACCGGCAAGGGCACCGCCGGAACGATGCGTGGCGTCACGGGCGCGCTCAAGGATCTCGAGCGTCGGCAGAAGTCCCGCCAGACCCGGGCGTCGCGCGATGCCCTGGACCGGGCGCTGATCGACCTGGCGACCTATTTCCGGGATGCGCTGGTGGTCTCGGCTGGGGCTACTTCGGGAGCCGGGGGGGTTCGGGCCAATCATCCGGATATGGCCGACCGGGTGACGGCGCTGGCCACCCATGCCTCGCCCGAGCGCCTGCTGCGCTGCATCGAAGCGGTCCTGGAGTGCCGGGAGGCCCTGGCGATCAACGTCAAACCCAAGTTCGCCGTCGACGCGATGGTCGCCACCATCGGTCAGGAACTTGGGTGA
- a CDS encoding NAD-dependent epimerase/dehydratase family protein, producing the protein MRALVTGAAGFIGSTLVDRLLADGHAVVGLDNFATGRATNLEHLAGNPAHVFVEADIVTADLRAILDEHRPEVVFHLAAQIDVRRSVADPQFDASVNVVGAVRLAEAARRTGVRKIVHTSSGGSIYGTPPRYPTSEDDPTDPASPYAAGKVAGEIYLNTFRHLYGLDCSHIAPANVYGPRQDPHGEAGVVAIFAQALLEGKPTKVFGDGTNTRDYVFVDDVVDAFVKASGDAGGGQRFNVGTGIETSDRQLHSAVAAAVGGPDDPEFHPPRLGDLKRSCLDIGLAARVLGWRPQVQLDEGVRRTVDYFRRSHAG; encoded by the coding sequence GTGCGCGCACTGGTCACCGGGGCAGCCGGATTCATCGGGTCGACGCTAGTCGACCGCCTGCTGGCCGACGGTCACGCGGTGGTGGGCCTGGACAACTTTGCGACCGGCCGCGCGACCAATCTCGAGCACCTGGCCGGCAATCCCGCGCACGTCTTCGTCGAGGCGGACATCGTGACCGCGGACCTGCGCGCCATCCTCGACGAGCACCGGCCCGAGGTGGTGTTCCACCTGGCGGCGCAGATCGACGTGCGGCGCTCGGTGGCCGACCCGCAATTCGACGCCTCGGTCAACGTCGTCGGCGCGGTGCGCCTGGCCGAGGCCGCACGCCGGACGGGCGTGCGCAAAATCGTGCACACCTCGTCGGGCGGTTCCATCTACGGCACCCCGCCGCGGTACCCGACCAGTGAGGACGACCCGACCGATCCCGCTTCGCCCTACGCCGCGGGCAAGGTGGCCGGCGAGATCTACCTGAATACCTTCCGCCATCTGTACGGCCTGGACTGCTCGCACATCGCGCCGGCCAACGTGTACGGTCCGCGCCAGGACCCGCACGGCGAGGCGGGCGTGGTGGCGATCTTCGCCCAGGCGCTTTTGGAGGGCAAGCCCACCAAGGTGTTCGGCGACGGCACCAACACCCGTGACTACGTGTTCGTCGACGACGTGGTGGACGCCTTCGTCAAGGCCTCCGGGGACGCGGGCGGCGGGCAGCGCTTCAACGTCGGCACCGGAATCGAAACCTCGGACCGCCAACTGCATTCGGCGGTGGCCGCCGCGGTCGGGGGGCCCGACGACCCGGAGTTCCATCCGCCTCGCCTCGGCGACCTGAAGCGGTCCTGCCTCGACATCGGCTTGGCCGCAAGGGTGTTGGGTTGGCGCCCGCAGGTTCAGCTGGACGAGGGTGTGCGCCGGACGGTGGACTACTTCCGGCGGTCGCACGCCGGCTGA
- a CDS encoding DUF2304 domain-containing protein: protein MNWIQVLLIGSIIALLVYLLRSRRSSRSKAWVKVGYILFVLAGIYAVLRPDDTTVVAHWFGVRRGTDLMLYALIMAFSFTTLSTYMRFKDLELRYARLARAVALEGAQPPAPSVN, encoded by the coding sequence ATGAACTGGATCCAGGTGCTGCTGATCGGGTCGATCATCGCGCTGCTGGTCTACCTGCTGCGGTCGCGGCGCAGTTCACGTTCCAAGGCCTGGGTCAAGGTCGGGTACATCCTGTTCGTGCTGGCCGGCATCTATGCCGTGCTGCGGCCGGACGACACGACGGTGGTCGCGCACTGGTTCGGGGTGCGCCGCGGCACCGACCTGATGCTCTACGCGCTGATCATGGCGTTCAGCTTCACGACGCTGAGCACCTACATGCGGTTCAAGGACCTGGAGTTGCGCTACGCGCGACTCGCCCGGGCCGTGGCTTTGGAGGGCGCGCAGCCACCCGCGCCCAGCGTGAACTGA
- a CDS encoding glycosyltransferase family 2 protein, which yields MGTQTHHPGVWIVVPAFNEASVIDEVIADVRSVFDHVVCVDDGSTDDTGEIARGAGAHLVRHPINLGQGAAIQTGVEYARKQPGAQVFATFDADGQHRVTDVVAMIDRLRAGDVDVVIGTRFGAQRGDRPPFLKRVVLRTAARLSRRGRRLGLTDTNNGLRVFNKKVADGLDITMSGMSHANEFIALIAENHWRVAEVPVEVLYTEYSKSKGQPLLNGVNIVFDGFLRGRTS from the coding sequence ATGGGCACTCAAACGCATCACCCCGGCGTCTGGATCGTCGTTCCCGCCTTCAACGAAGCCTCCGTCATTGACGAGGTGATCGCCGACGTGCGCTCGGTCTTCGACCACGTCGTCTGCGTCGACGACGGCAGCACCGACGACACCGGCGAGATCGCCAGGGGCGCCGGGGCCCACCTGGTGCGCCATCCCATCAACCTGGGGCAGGGCGCGGCGATCCAGACCGGCGTGGAGTACGCCCGCAAGCAGCCCGGCGCGCAGGTCTTCGCCACGTTCGACGCCGACGGCCAGCATCGCGTCACGGACGTGGTCGCGATGATCGACCGGCTCCGCGCGGGTGACGTCGACGTCGTCATCGGGACGCGGTTCGGCGCGCAGCGGGGCGACCGGCCGCCGTTTCTGAAGCGGGTCGTGTTGCGAACGGCCGCGCGGCTGAGCCGGCGCGGCCGCCGACTCGGCTTGACCGACACCAACAATGGGCTGCGGGTGTTCAACAAGAAGGTCGCCGACGGGCTGGACATCACCATGAGCGGCATGAGTCACGCCAACGAGTTCATCGCGTTGATCGCCGAAAACCATTGGCGCGTGGCCGAAGTGCCGGTCGAGGTGCTCTACACCGAGTATTCGAAGTCGAAGGGGCAGCCCCTGCTCAACGGCGTCAACATCGTCTTCGACGGGTTCCTGCGAGGGAGGACATCATGA